The region GTTTGTTAGAGATAAGAAACTACAACTATAAAAGAATTTCAGGAGATAAACAAATGTACTTAACGTTATAAGTGAGACTTAGAGATTTGTTCTCTTGCCCTAGTGTGCATACTTTTGATGTTGTAGAAATACACTTCTAGATGACTCACTGACCTTTTCTACCATGAAACTTCACATCATAAACACATAATTACTTCATGCATATTAATAGATCATAACTCAACTTACACTCTCTCGATATATTCACAACACCCTCTCTGCACTATTAGGTTACTGATTTAAGAAACATTGAACTTGTGACAATCTACTATTCTTTTTACTCTTGCTTATGATTCATTTCTAAATATAGTTACTTATAAAATTAACCTAATTACTTCTACTTCATATGGGTACGATATCCTTACTTTCTATCACTTGCTACTTATAACGAACATGCATACTTACATGTAACACGTTTTCAAGCAacaagtttttggcgccgttaCCGGGGAGTGCCAGGTTGACATTTTGATTTTGTATTCAATACTTTTTTTATTAAGCATTTGAGCTTCTAAAGTTTATGCAATATGGTGTCTCGACATTTGATTAGTTGTTGTATGTGCATGACTTTGAACCCAATTTATAGAGGCGATCCTGAACTTCAAAGAACTCTCAGGTTGCTAAGAAGATTTCAGTTACTGGACATTTACCAGGGAGTCCTCCTCCCTTCCTTGTTGTAGACATGAAAGAACAACAAGGGTTTGTGCAAGAATATTTGGTGCAAGAAGAAGTTGTCATGGCAGATAAAGACTTCATTGGCATTGCCAATGACATAGCACATAAAATTATAGACTATGTTGTGTTTGATCCAAATTCCATGAACACATGAATCATCAGACCTGAAATCACCGTGGCTCATTTTGAATTCAAGCCCATGATGTTCCAAATGTTGCAAGCCATTGGGAAGTATTcatgttatgcaaatgatgaTCCCCATTTGTACTTGATACAATTCTTGGAAGTGGCTATTAACTTTAAGATTCCTGGCATATCATACGATGCCTTCAAGTTGAGGTTGTTCCCTTACTCATTGAGAGGTCGAGCAAAGAGTTGGTTAAACTCTCTTGAGCCTAATTCCATAGCTACTTGGAATGCTCTGGATGGAAATTTTCTAGATAAATACTCCCCCTGTCAAGAATTCCAAAATGAGGAATGAAATTACTTCTTTTAGGCAAGGGGAAGATgaatctttatttgatgctttcTGAAAGGTTTAAAGATCTATTGATGCAGTGTCCCCATCATGGAATCCCAATATGCATTTAACTTGATAATTTTTATAATGGAttggttccttcatcaaggaATATGCTTAATGCTTCAAGTGGTGGCGCATTTTTGTCAAAATCTTATGAAGAAGGTTATAAATTGATCGAAAACATTATTTCCAACACTTATCAATGGTCAATTTCAAGAGATGCTGTTACTCCTAGTCAGAAGAAGCTAGCTGGAGTGCATGAAGTTACTGAAACTACTACTCTTGCTGCTCAAATAGCTCAAATTAATCAAACGATGAAGAATATGATGACTAGTTATGGCATGCCTGTTTACTGTGGATGTGCCCACCTATTTGAGGATTGTTATGCTAATCCAGTTTCATTTAACTGTGTTAGTAACAACAAGTATATCAACCCCTACAACAAATCTACAACCTTGTTTGGTGCAACCGTCCAAAATTTTCATGAAGCAACAATTAAAATCAACCCAAACCTCAAGTATATCAAATTCTACATGTCCCACCTGGTTTTTCCACGCCAAATTATGTTGTGGTTAATCAAGGGAATAACCACTTGGAGAATATACTGAAATCCTTCATTCAAGAGACCAAAAATCAGTTTCAATCTCAAGGAGTTAACATCAAGAACTTAGAGAATCAAGTAGGGAAAATTTCTATTGCCCTTAGTTCAAAAAATATGGGTACCCTCCCAAGCTCTACTAAAACTCCAACCACAACATCCGGAATCAAGAATATTGAAACATGTAAGGTCATTACACTTAGAAGTGGAAAAGAATGTGAATGAGCAACCGCTACAAGAAATGAGGTGCCAACGGAAGAACTGTCAGTTCAGGACAATTCAGAAAAGAAGAAAGCTGAGTTCAGTGAGGAACTAATTTCAGAAGAAGACAATGAAGAAATAATAGTACCAGGAAAAGTTACGTTGAAGACCACTAACACTACTTCAAATCCTAAAGAGTAACCCACAGTCATGCCAGAGGTCGACAAGTTGCCCATATTTACTCAAGAAAGACCACCACCTCCCTTTCCTCATAGAATTAGAAAAGCCAAGAAAAAACAACAGTTTAATAAGTTCATGGAGATTCTTAAACAACTTCATATCAATATTCCATTGATTAATGTTATTCAACAAATTCCCAATTACTCCAAATTCATGAAAGATGTTCTCACAAAAAGAAATAGGGTAGGAGAATTTGCAATTGTTGCATTAACTCAAGAGTGTAACCAACTTGTGCTAGGAACACGTCCTCCCAAATTGAAGGATCCTGGAAGTTTCACTATTCCATGTAACATTGGAGAGACATTTTGTGGCAGAACATTATGTGACCTTGGAGATAGTGTTAATCTTATGCCATTATCCATATTCAAGAAACTCATAAT is a window of Lathyrus oleraceus cultivar Zhongwan6 chromosome 6, CAAS_Psat_ZW6_1.0, whole genome shotgun sequence DNA encoding:
- the LOC127096504 gene encoding uncharacterized protein LOC127096504, whose amino-acid sequence is MPEVDKLPIFTQERPPPPFPHRIRKAKKKQQFNKFMEILKQLHINIPLINVIQQIPNYSKFMKDVLTKRNRVGEFAIVALTQECNQLVLGTRPPKLKDPGSFTIPCNIGETFCGRTLCDLGDSVNLMPLSIFKKLIIGVVRPTTITLQLANMSVCYPKGKLEDFLVREKKFVFPIDFIIMDFNADKETPILLGRPFLATGITLIDVEKGELTMRVNGQQVVFNLLNAL